The following coding sequences are from one Lolium rigidum isolate FL_2022 chromosome 6, APGP_CSIRO_Lrig_0.1, whole genome shotgun sequence window:
- the LOC124665274 gene encoding protein OSB2, chloroplastic-like, whose translation MRHLARLLQRRLALPSATILPTPPSAAAPFSTSKRAPYASRAKPRPPPPADSPAEDDASQQAAAAAAWQTEKLPSELPRPPTIPFQPRVANAIRLVGTVGAPVQLQRLPDGRFSAVSVLVQDRRTDFPKFWIPVIFQDDLAQIAASHLQENDLVYVSGQLTGDVPPFKHADGQANIQVLANLLSFVDSKAVATDVMVDEEEGFKEIAEAEKKVEPTKVIPKSPRRQTFSEFKAKQDKFKELWNDVLASPLDWIDNRPAKANGSKNPKYPDFKNKISEDALWLDSAPTHVLEKLDTVTFNSGYNAAKTYKPANYSMGRASNTSWGNKSKTSQAASPEKLQKEADLLKDLVDNPQKWWDNRIDKRSPKAPDFKHKDTGEAIWLNTRTPSWVTDALPPAKASMGSKGGRRPETLLS comes from the exons ATGCGCCACCTCGCGCGCCTCCTCCAGCGCCGCCTCGCCCTCCCCTCCGCCACCATCCTCCCcaccccgccctccgccgccgcaccCTTCTCCACCTCCAAGCGCGCCCCCTACGCCAGCCGGGCCaagccgcgcccgccgccgccggccgacaGCCCCGCGGAGGACGACGCCTCCCAGcaggcggccgcggccgcggcgtgGCAGACGGAGAAGCTCCCCAGCGAGCTGCCCCGCCCGCCCACCATCCCCTTCCAGCCGCGCGTCGCCAACGCCATCCGCCTCGTCGGCACCGTCGGCGCCCCCGTGCAGCTCCAGCGCCTGCCCGATGGACGCTTCTCGGCCGTATCCGTGCTCGTGCAGGACCGCCGCACCGACTTCCCCAAGTTCTG gATCCCTGTGATTTTTCAAGACGACTTGGCACAGATAGCTGCTTCTCACTTGCAAGAAAATGACCTTGTCTATGTGTCTGGCCAATTAACTGGAGATGTTCCGCCGTTCAAACATGCTGATGGCCAAGCAAATATTCAG GTTTTAGCAAATTTGCTGTCATTTGTTGATAGTAAAGCCGTGGCAACGGATGTCATGGTGGATGAAGAAGAAGGGTTTAAAGAGATTGCTGAGGCCGAAAAGAAAGTTGAACCAACCAAAGTTATCCCTAAATCCCCAAGACGCCAAACATTTTCAG AATTTAAAGCCAAGCAGGACAAGTTCAAAGAGCTCTGGAATGATGTTCTTGCCAGTCCACTTGATTGGATTGATAACCGGCCTGCGAAGGCGAATGGATCT AAAAATCCAAAGTATCCTGATTTTAAGAACAAGATATCAGAAGATGCACTCTGGCTTGACTCAGCACCAACGCATGTGCTAGAAAAGTTGGATACTGTGACCTTTAATAGTGGCTACAATGCAGCTAAAACATACAAGCCTGCTAATTATAGCATGGGAAGAG CTTCTAATACAAGCTGGGGTAATAAATCAAAGACAAGCCAAGCTGCTTCTCCTGAGAAACTACAAAAAGAAG CTGACTTGTTGAAAGATCTGGTGGACAATCCTCAAAAATGGTGGGACAACCGTATAGACAAG agGTCACCTAAAGCCCCTGACTTCAAGCACAAAGATACCGGTGAGGCTATATGGTTAAACACCAGGACACCAAGTTGGGTTACAGATGCCCTGCCACCGGCGAAAGCCAGTATGGGTAGCAAAGGAGGTAGAAGGCCAGAGACCCTGCTTTCTTGA